The Allorhodopirellula heiligendammensis genome includes a window with the following:
- a CDS encoding nucleoside hydrolase produces the protein MSRKIILDCDPGIDGAVAITMALFDPRLNVLAVTSTAGTVDAEQANTNTAAIIAKLDPARYPRIGSAVPPLDAPVLDDLHLNGPDGLAGCHFPTATRQNDHPSDKVMADLIRRYPGEVTIVCLGPLSNLARLLRRDPMLIPLIDKVIVSGGAVAHSGNASAVAEMNFFFDPTSAREVFASPTTKSLVPLDVTDSITFGLDLIENLPSEATRAGWLLHKILTYKFRVGHQKLGREVMPLQDAVTMISLVEPELFQWEEMAGDVEVSGTLTRGMTLFDRRMRPEWKTNMEVARRASASDVRDAIIRGLRYAGQQT, from the coding sequence ATGTCACGAAAAATCATACTCGACTGTGATCCTGGGATCGACGGTGCAGTTGCCATCACGATGGCCTTGTTTGACCCACGCTTGAATGTGTTGGCAGTCACTTCCACTGCCGGGACGGTGGACGCAGAGCAGGCCAATACGAATACGGCGGCGATCATTGCCAAGCTCGATCCGGCGCGGTACCCGCGGATCGGCTCAGCAGTGCCGCCTTTGGATGCACCTGTCCTCGATGACCTGCATCTCAATGGGCCCGATGGATTAGCGGGTTGTCATTTTCCTACGGCGACGCGTCAGAACGATCACCCCAGCGATAAGGTGATGGCCGATTTGATTCGGCGGTATCCAGGTGAGGTGACCATTGTATGTTTAGGGCCCTTGTCGAATCTCGCCCGCTTGCTGCGCCGCGACCCGATGTTAATACCCCTGATTGACAAGGTGATCGTCAGCGGTGGAGCGGTCGCCCATAGTGGGAATGCCAGCGCGGTCGCTGAAATGAACTTTTTCTTCGACCCCACCAGTGCTCGTGAAGTATTTGCCTCACCAACGACGAAAAGTCTGGTGCCGCTCGATGTGACCGACTCGATCACCTTTGGGCTTGATCTGATCGAAAATCTGCCGAGCGAGGCGACACGTGCCGGATGGTTGCTGCATAAAATATTGACCTATAAATTTCGCGTCGGACACCAGAAACTGGGGCGTGAAGTGATGCCGCTCCAAGACGCTGTCACGATGATCTCGCTGGTGGAACCGGAACTATTCCAATGGGAAGAGATGGCGGGTGACGTTGAAGTGAGCGGTACGCTCACGCGTGGAATGACTTTGTTCGATCGCCGTATGCGACCGGAGTGGAAAACCAATATGGAAGTTGCGCGGCGTGCGTCTGCTTCCGACGTTCGTGACGCGATCATCCGTGGCTTGCGGTACGCTGGTCAACAAACTTAG
- a CDS encoding calcium/sodium antiporter, with product MNEHLLSGLLILSGLVALIIGGEVLVRGASAVAAAFRIPPLVIGLTVVAFGTSAPELGVSLQAAFSGASDVAVGNVVGSNIFNVLLILGISSLVTPLVVSSQLIRFDVPLMIALSCLTWGLTSDGVLSQIDGMVLFSVLIVYLAICLRTARRESKQVQQEFAAEYASDSKKPVRMSVQFALIAAGLVCLGLGAKWLVSGAVAIATWFGVSELVIGLTIVAAGTSLPEVVTSVVASIRGERDIAVGNVVGSNIFNLACVLGLTGVISPAGIPVSPDAIRFDIPIMVLVAAACLPIVFTGSRISRTEGVVFLIGFAAYNYLLIWA from the coding sequence ATGAACGAGCATCTTCTTTCGGGTTTGCTGATTCTCTCTGGGTTGGTGGCACTCATCATTGGCGGCGAGGTGCTCGTGCGAGGTGCCTCGGCTGTCGCGGCGGCATTTCGGATACCGCCGCTTGTCATTGGACTGACCGTGGTGGCTTTTGGCACGAGTGCCCCTGAACTCGGCGTCAGTTTGCAAGCGGCATTTTCGGGCGCCTCCGATGTCGCAGTGGGGAACGTCGTTGGGAGCAACATTTTTAACGTGTTACTGATCCTCGGCATCTCGTCGCTCGTTACCCCGTTAGTGGTGTCGAGCCAACTCATCCGGTTTGATGTGCCTTTGATGATCGCTCTGTCCTGCCTGACCTGGGGACTTACGAGTGACGGCGTGCTCAGCCAAATCGATGGGATGGTGCTGTTCTCGGTCCTCATCGTCTACCTCGCCATCTGCTTGCGAACGGCGCGGAGGGAGTCCAAGCAGGTCCAGCAGGAGTTCGCGGCGGAGTATGCCAGCGACAGCAAAAAACCAGTTCGTATGTCGGTGCAATTCGCGTTGATCGCCGCGGGTCTGGTTTGTCTTGGGTTGGGAGCAAAGTGGCTAGTCAGTGGCGCTGTGGCGATCGCGACCTGGTTCGGCGTGAGCGAACTGGTTATCGGACTGACCATCGTTGCCGCGGGCACGTCGCTACCTGAGGTCGTGACGTCGGTGGTCGCGAGTATTCGAGGCGAGCGGGATATCGCCGTTGGCAATGTTGTGGGCAGCAACATTTTCAATCTCGCCTGTGTTCTCGGTTTGACCGGTGTCATCTCGCCAGCTGGGATTCCGGTGAGCCCCGATGCGATTCGCTTTGACATTCCCATCATGGTTCTGGTGGCGGCAGCGTGTTTGCCCATTGTCTTTACAGGCAGTCGCATCTCTCGGACTGAGGGAGTTGTGTTCTTGATCGGCTTCGCAGCTTACAACTACCTGCTGATTTGGGCATGA
- a CDS encoding nitroreductase family protein, protein MTHPKHAEPNHPVHDLITRRWSPYAFADRGVSREDLRSLFEAARWAASSYNEQPWSYLVARREDTDAFERLLSCLVEGNQEWAKHVPVLAIGCISLKFSRNGQTNAAAEHDLGLASANLTFEATSRGLVVHQMIGIFPGRVRSLYGLPDDVEAKTGLAIGYAAPVESVPDELRDRDLKPRQRKPLQEFVFGDKWGESHDLA, encoded by the coding sequence ATGACTCATCCGAAACACGCCGAGCCGAATCATCCTGTCCACGACTTAATCACCCGTCGCTGGAGCCCCTATGCGTTTGCTGACCGGGGCGTCTCCCGAGAGGATCTGCGTTCGCTCTTTGAGGCTGCTCGCTGGGCAGCGTCGTCATACAACGAGCAGCCGTGGAGCTACCTCGTGGCAAGGCGTGAGGACACCGACGCTTTTGAGCGTCTGCTGTCTTGCCTCGTGGAAGGGAACCAGGAGTGGGCGAAGCACGTCCCCGTCTTGGCGATCGGATGCATCAGTTTGAAGTTTTCACGCAACGGTCAAACCAATGCCGCCGCTGAACATGACCTGGGTCTCGCCAGCGCCAATTTGACTTTCGAAGCGACGTCGAGAGGGCTAGTCGTACACCAGATGATCGGGATTTTTCCCGGCCGGGTCAGGAGCCTGTACGGTCTTCCGGATGATGTGGAAGCCAAAACGGGGCTCGCGATCGGCTACGCGGCGCCGGTCGAATCCGTTCCCGACGAGCTTCGAGATCGCGATTTGAAACCACGCCAGCGAAAGCCTCTGCAGGAGTTTGTGTTTGGCGATAAGTGGGGCGAGTCGCACGATCTGGCGTAG
- a CDS encoding TerC family protein, with protein sequence MSELFSVSGLFTLGMLVLLQAVLGFDNLLYISIESKRVAEDKQSMVRKLGIGVAIVLRIALLFVVVNLIQLLEDSFFEIHNGYVDMAVSGHSLIVLFGGAFILWTAMKEIHHLLSDPNVGSGEEKPTSSVGKAVTLIIVMNLVFSFDSILSAMALTKNLWIMSIAIIISGVMMLLLADQVSEFIKKNRMFEVLGLFILFIVGVMLVSEGGELAQVVLFGHEVHHMPKSTFYFVLATLIVVDIVQTRYQKRLMAKQEARESAAKVAEG encoded by the coding sequence ATGTCGGAACTCTTTTCTGTATCTGGGCTGTTTACCCTGGGCATGCTTGTGCTGCTACAAGCGGTGTTGGGGTTTGATAACCTGCTATACATCTCAATTGAGAGTAAACGGGTTGCTGAAGACAAGCAGTCCATGGTTCGCAAGCTTGGGATTGGGGTCGCGATCGTCTTGCGGATTGCACTGCTGTTTGTGGTCGTCAATCTGATTCAGTTGCTTGAGGATTCGTTCTTTGAGATCCACAACGGGTATGTTGACATGGCAGTTTCCGGCCATAGTTTGATTGTCTTGTTCGGCGGCGCGTTCATTCTGTGGACGGCGATGAAGGAAATTCATCACTTGCTGTCAGATCCCAATGTAGGGTCCGGCGAAGAAAAGCCGACTTCCAGCGTGGGCAAGGCTGTGACATTGATCATCGTGATGAACCTCGTGTTTTCATTTGACTCCATCCTCAGCGCGATGGCACTCACGAAGAATCTGTGGATCATGTCTATAGCGATCATCATTTCGGGTGTGATGATGTTGCTGCTCGCTGATCAGGTCTCTGAGTTCATCAAGAAGAACCGAATGTTCGAGGTCCTGGGGCTGTTCATCTTATTCATCGTGGGTGTCATGTTGGTCAGCGAAGGCGGGGAACTGGCACAGGTGGTTCTATTCGGACATGAAGTCCACCATATGCCCAAGAGCACGTTCTACTTTGTGTTGGCGACATTGATTGTGGTCGATATCGTGCAAACACGTTATCAGAAACGTTTGATGGCAAAGCAGGAAGCGAGAGAGTCTGCCGCGAAGGTCGCCGAGGGCTAA
- the trpD gene encoding anthranilate phosphoribosyltransferase, whose product MLDFPTATALALAGTDLTSEQTGHLIDTMLRGEAAEENIGELLLALREKGESVSELVGAATAMRGHMTRIEHGHDILLDTCGTGGSGSGTFNISTAVAILAAACGVAVAKHGNRAATSRSGSADVLEHLGVPIESDAAEVARSLNDIGICFCFAAKLHPAMRHVVAIRRRLGVPTLFNLLGPLCNPAAATHQLLGTVSPIAQAKIAAALSQLDTQRSFVVRAEDGQDEISLDGITQCIEVCSSEQTKHHWTATDFGLPAAKAEALVVADPAESAQVIRDIFAGQPGPPRDTVIAGCAAALLLVGKSDNLQQAARIAADAIDSGAAQEKMRQLCRR is encoded by the coding sequence ATGCTCGACTTCCCTACCGCAACCGCTCTCGCCCTTGCTGGCACCGATCTGACGTCGGAGCAGACCGGCCACCTGATTGACACCATGCTGCGTGGCGAAGCCGCTGAGGAGAATATTGGCGAGTTGCTGCTTGCCCTTCGCGAGAAAGGCGAGTCGGTCAGCGAACTCGTCGGGGCGGCCACGGCGATGCGCGGTCACATGACGCGCATCGAGCATGGGCACGATATCCTGCTTGATACCTGCGGTACGGGTGGCAGCGGATCGGGCACTTTTAACATTTCGACCGCGGTGGCAATCCTGGCAGCGGCGTGCGGCGTGGCAGTCGCCAAACATGGTAACCGGGCGGCCACAAGTCGCTCGGGATCGGCCGACGTTCTCGAGCACCTCGGAGTGCCCATTGAATCCGACGCTGCCGAAGTCGCACGCAGCCTCAACGATATCGGCATCTGTTTCTGCTTTGCCGCAAAATTGCATCCAGCAATGCGTCACGTCGTCGCCATTCGGCGCCGCCTCGGCGTGCCAACACTGTTTAACTTGCTCGGACCGCTATGCAATCCCGCCGCCGCCACGCATCAACTTCTCGGTACCGTCTCACCGATCGCGCAAGCTAAGATCGCGGCAGCGCTGAGCCAGCTCGATACTCAGCGAAGCTTCGTCGTGCGTGCCGAAGATGGTCAAGACGAAATTTCACTCGATGGAATCACGCAGTGCATCGAAGTCTGCTCGTCAGAGCAAACCAAGCATCATTGGACCGCCACTGACTTCGGACTCCCTGCAGCGAAGGCGGAGGCGCTCGTCGTCGCCGACCCAGCCGAGAGCGCTCAAGTCATTCGCGACATCTTTGCAGGTCAACCCGGCCCTCCACGCGACACCGTCATCGCCGGCTGCGCCGCCGCACTCCTCCTAGTCGGAAAATCGGACAATTTGCAGCAAGCCGCGCGCATCGCCGCAGACGCCATCGACAGCGGCGCGGCCCAAGAAAAAATGCGACAACTCTGTCGAAGGTAG
- a CDS encoding sodium:solute symporter yields MNAFFLSAIYTEAHASSDAGSIRLGAIDMLTAITYLIGIVAIGLFAAWRHKKKQGAAEEYFLAGKSLGWLSIGLALFATNISTLHLVSFAQNGFDTGLLNGNFEWMAGFTLILLGLFFAPFYIRSSIATLPDFLERRYNRICRDVLALISIVSAIVIHIAFALLTGGIILEELLGVSMMLSIVVLCVLTGVYTIVGGLLAVVVTECIQTVVLLAGAALITGLAYYQLGGTADSPGGWDGWSNLTSLLGREDEMQKLSMLRPHGDPDNMPWYAILLGYPVLGIWYWCADQTIVQRVLGAKDELNARQGPIFAGVLKILPVFLFVLPGLLAYALHLDGRLDLSLITVDGKVKSKGIYASMITELLPIGLRGVLVAALMAALMSTVSGALNSISTLVSYDLIKRFRPTVDDTSLVRFGRISATVALIFAVALVPALNMFESIFNGMATIISHIAPPISAVLVMGVFWRGSSSRAAATTLIAGSLLGVAVFTNNTLRPDSELNHLPGGFMMMAFNLFVICCILQVGLSLLWPDRPRISSDASPGAEPRSGRQLMGADLAWETPLAALKIPAPTRLGDPRILSLGLVVVMVGLYWVFR; encoded by the coding sequence TTGAACGCATTTTTCCTCTCGGCAATCTATACTGAGGCTCACGCAAGCTCTGACGCTGGCAGTATCCGGCTCGGCGCGATTGATATGCTCACCGCCATCACGTACCTGATCGGCATCGTCGCGATCGGCTTGTTCGCTGCTTGGCGTCACAAAAAGAAACAGGGCGCTGCCGAGGAGTACTTTCTCGCCGGCAAGAGCCTCGGTTGGCTCAGTATCGGCTTGGCGCTCTTTGCGACAAATATTTCAACGCTGCATTTGGTGAGCTTCGCGCAAAACGGTTTCGACACTGGGCTGCTCAACGGTAATTTTGAATGGATGGCCGGGTTCACGCTCATACTCTTAGGACTTTTTTTCGCTCCCTTCTACATCCGCTCATCGATCGCGACGCTGCCTGATTTTCTCGAGCGACGTTACAACCGGATCTGCCGCGATGTGTTGGCGTTGATCTCGATCGTGTCTGCGATCGTCATTCACATCGCGTTTGCACTGCTCACCGGTGGTATCATTTTGGAGGAACTGCTCGGCGTTTCGATGATGCTCAGTATCGTCGTGCTGTGCGTCTTAACGGGTGTCTATACCATTGTGGGCGGACTGTTGGCGGTCGTCGTGACAGAGTGCATTCAGACCGTAGTGTTGCTCGCCGGCGCGGCGCTGATCACTGGCTTAGCCTATTATCAACTCGGCGGAACAGCGGACTCGCCGGGGGGTTGGGATGGGTGGTCGAATCTGACCTCCCTACTCGGCCGTGAAGACGAAATGCAAAAATTATCGATGCTGCGACCCCACGGTGACCCCGACAACATGCCCTGGTACGCAATTTTGCTGGGTTACCCCGTACTCGGTATCTGGTATTGGTGCGCTGATCAAACGATCGTCCAGCGGGTACTCGGTGCCAAGGACGAACTCAACGCGAGACAGGGGCCGATATTTGCAGGGGTGCTCAAAATCCTGCCAGTGTTCCTGTTTGTACTACCTGGATTGCTGGCATATGCGTTGCACCTCGACGGACGATTGGACCTGTCGCTGATTACCGTCGACGGCAAAGTGAAGAGCAAGGGTATCTATGCGAGCATGATCACCGAACTGTTGCCCATCGGCTTACGCGGCGTGTTAGTCGCAGCCTTGATGGCAGCACTGATGAGCACCGTTTCGGGGGCACTCAATTCAATCTCGACACTGGTTAGCTATGACTTGATCAAGCGGTTTCGTCCCACGGTCGATGACACGTCGCTCGTTCGATTCGGCAGGATTTCAGCCACCGTCGCACTCATATTTGCAGTGGCGTTGGTGCCGGCACTGAACATGTTCGAGAGTATTTTCAATGGCATGGCGACAATCATTTCTCACATCGCACCACCGATTAGTGCGGTGCTCGTAATGGGAGTGTTTTGGCGGGGATCGAGTTCACGTGCTGCCGCGACGACGTTGATTGCCGGCTCGCTACTAGGAGTGGCCGTGTTCACCAACAATACACTGCGCCCCGATAGTGAATTAAATCATCTACCGGGTGGTTTCATGATGATGGCGTTCAATTTGTTTGTCATCTGCTGCATCTTGCAGGTCGGTCTCAGTCTCCTATGGCCTGATCGACCTCGGATCAGTTCCGACGCATCACCCGGTGCAGAACCGCGGAGTGGGCGCCAATTGATGGGCGCTGACCTGGCCTGGGAGACTCCCCTGGCCGCCCTCAAAATCCCCGCCCCGACTCGTTTAGGCGACCCTAGAATTCTGTCGCTCGGGTTAGTTGTCGTGATGGTAGGCTTGTATTGGGTATTTCGTTGA
- a CDS encoding alpha/beta hydrolase produces the protein MIYEPPTTGSHSLESSSPAFYLPPKIPPEPSMRLCVSVFLFSCLSLIYIVPCSAQSSGSTTTVKLWQDGIPGSDLKEDGDTPELIIHQVVSDQPTAGVVILPGGGYGHHAIGHEGHAFAEWFDSMGISSAICTYRMRGKGNEGQGYGHPAPMIDAQRAIQTLRSRAQELNLDPNRIGVIGFSAGGHLASTVATQFAQVDPNATDPVLRVSSRPDFCILCYPVIALGKPFTHQGSQKNLLGADAGADLVESLSNETRVSEQTPPTFLFHTAADKAVPVQNSLVYYEACVAHGVDVEMHLFNDGRHGLGLAASTPGASQWADLCQQWLIRHAMTTAN, from the coding sequence ATGATTTACGAACCGCCCACGACAGGCAGCCATTCGTTAGAATCGAGCTCTCCCGCTTTCTACCTTCCCCCGAAAATCCCACCGGAGCCTTCGATGCGATTGTGCGTCTCTGTTTTTCTATTTTCCTGCCTGAGCCTAATTTACATAGTTCCATGCTCCGCTCAGTCGTCTGGATCGACAACGACGGTCAAGCTTTGGCAAGACGGGATTCCGGGTTCGGACTTGAAGGAAGACGGTGACACTCCGGAACTGATCATCCACCAAGTGGTTTCCGATCAACCAACTGCGGGCGTAGTGATTTTGCCCGGGGGAGGCTACGGCCATCATGCGATCGGTCACGAGGGGCATGCATTCGCAGAGTGGTTTGACTCCATGGGGATCTCCTCGGCGATCTGCACCTATCGAATGCGTGGCAAGGGAAATGAGGGCCAGGGGTACGGCCATCCGGCACCGATGATCGACGCCCAGCGTGCCATCCAGACGCTGCGAAGCCGCGCCCAGGAGCTCAATCTGGACCCCAATCGGATTGGCGTGATCGGATTTTCCGCTGGTGGGCACTTGGCCTCGACGGTGGCGACTCAGTTTGCCCAAGTCGACCCCAACGCTACCGACCCGGTGTTGCGAGTTTCATCTCGGCCCGATTTTTGCATCCTTTGCTACCCGGTGATTGCATTGGGAAAACCGTTCACTCATCAGGGAAGTCAAAAAAACCTATTGGGTGCTGATGCCGGGGCGGATCTGGTTGAATCACTGTCCAATGAGACTCGCGTGAGCGAACAAACACCGCCGACATTTCTATTCCACACCGCTGCCGACAAGGCCGTTCCTGTGCAAAATAGCTTGGTTTATTACGAAGCATGCGTCGCCCACGGCGTCGATGTGGAGATGCACTTGTTCAATGACGGACGCCACGGCTTGGGATTGGCCGCCTCCACTCCGGGCGCCTCGCAGTGGGCGGACCTATGTCAGCAATGGCTCATCCGCCACGCCATGACGACCGCCAACTAA